In Vibrio sp. 10N, the following proteins share a genomic window:
- a CDS encoding thymidylate kinase — protein sequence MTITELKYLFHQDLLAEAIIEPAESEGGWIVEFRHKQGGFVMLTDIHGAECEYSDLDKASKSALAVGFTEVRIEAK from the coding sequence ATGACAATTACGGAATTGAAGTATTTATTCCATCAGGATTTGTTGGCAGAGGCGATCATCGAGCCCGCTGAATCGGAAGGGGGGTGGATCGTCGAGTTTCGCCATAAACAGGGCGGCTTTGTCATGTTAACCGATATACATGGCGCGGAGTGCGAATACAGTGATCTGGATAAAGCATCTAAATCTGCCCTTGCTGTCGGCTTTACCGAGGTTCGTATTGAAGCCAAATAA
- a CDS encoding envelope stress response protein PspG, protein MFELIFVLVFLATLVMTGVTFVTVTLAIVVSFGVMFLLGMVGVVLNLLPYIIAFLIAIWIYKKVVAPAN, encoded by the coding sequence ATGTTTGAACTAATTTTCGTTTTGGTATTTCTTGCAACGCTAGTGATGACAGGTGTCACCTTTGTGACGGTGACTTTGGCAATCGTCGTATCGTTTGGTGTGATGTTTCTACTGGGTATGGTAGGTGTGGTGTTAAATCTATTGCCTTATATCATCGCGTTTCTGATCGCGATTTGGATTTATAAAAAGGTAGTAGCGCCCGCAAATTAA
- the dusA gene encoding tRNA dihydrouridine(20/20a) synthase DusA codes for MTKPDNTSNFQSNRLSVAPMLDWTDRHCRYFHRLLSSQTLLYTEMVTTGAIIHGKGDFLAYNEEEHPVALQLGGSNPADLATCAKLAAERGYDEVNLNVGCPSDRVQNGRFGACLMAEPDLVAECVAAMREVVDIPVTVKTRIGIDDQDSYEFLTKFVSTVSEKGGVDQFTIHARKAWLSGLSPKENREIPPLDYPRAYQIKKDFPHLNVAVNGGVKTLEESLEHLQHLDGVMIGREAYQNPYILAQVDQLIFGSDAPVKKRKQVVEEMYPYIERQLANGSYLGHISRHMIGLFQAMPGARQWRRYISENAHKKGAGIEVLETALAKIPSELDV; via the coding sequence ATGACCAAGCCAGATAACACAAGCAATTTCCAATCAAACCGCTTATCCGTGGCACCGATGCTCGATTGGACAGACAGACACTGCCGCTACTTCCACCGTCTGCTGTCATCACAAACTTTGCTGTACACCGAGATGGTGACAACAGGTGCGATCATTCACGGTAAAGGTGATTTTCTAGCATACAACGAAGAAGAGCACCCTGTAGCGCTTCAGTTAGGTGGTTCAAACCCTGCTGATTTGGCAACCTGTGCAAAGCTCGCGGCTGAGCGTGGTTATGATGAAGTAAACCTAAACGTAGGTTGCCCATCGGATCGTGTGCAGAACGGCCGCTTCGGTGCTTGCTTGATGGCTGAACCAGATTTGGTGGCTGAGTGTGTGGCAGCGATGCGTGAAGTGGTTGATATTCCGGTGACGGTAAAAACCCGTATTGGTATCGACGATCAAGACTCGTATGAGTTTTTGACCAAGTTTGTTTCAACGGTTTCTGAGAAAGGCGGTGTGGATCAGTTTACCATTCACGCGCGTAAAGCTTGGCTAAGTGGCCTGAGCCCGAAAGAGAACCGAGAGATCCCACCGTTGGATTACCCTCGCGCTTACCAAATTAAGAAAGATTTCCCACATCTTAATGTAGCGGTGAACGGCGGCGTAAAAACACTTGAGGAATCTCTGGAGCACTTGCAGCACCTTGATGGCGTGATGATCGGTCGTGAGGCTTATCAGAACCCATACATCCTCGCTCAGGTTGACCAGCTTATCTTCGGTTCAGACGCACCAGTGAAAAAGCGTAAGCAGGTAGTCGAAGAGATGTACCCATACATCGAACGTCAGCTTGCTAATGGATCTTACCTTGGTCATATCTCACGTCATATGATTGGTTTGTTCCAAGCAATGCCAGGTGCAAGACAATGGCGCCGTTACATTAGTGAGAATGCTCATAAGAAAGGGGCTGGTATCGAAGTGCTGGAGACTGCACTGGCTAAAATACCGTCCGAGCTGGATGTGTAA
- a CDS encoding S24 family peptidase, whose product MSDFELSLRKLKEVTNTSTNAELAKVLEISPKTIYTWRERQNIPEKIFLKARQLSQKATTLPMGYLELKFFDIEVSAGHGALVEKEEESTAMVFSEKFLRQDLGYNPANVFLMPVRGDSMSPTLKNQSIVMVNRVDGFSTDGIYVFRFDGRLMVKRLQFLPNGIKVVSDNTAYEPWELGKEDIKSADFEIIGEVVWSGQRM is encoded by the coding sequence ATGAGTGATTTTGAGTTAAGTTTGAGGAAACTTAAAGAAGTTACGAATACCTCTACAAACGCAGAGCTGGCAAAGGTTTTAGAGATATCACCCAAGACAATTTACACGTGGCGAGAGCGCCAAAACATACCTGAAAAAATCTTTCTGAAAGCTAGACAGTTATCACAGAAAGCAACCACATTGCCTATGGGTTACCTAGAACTTAAGTTCTTTGATATAGAGGTTAGTGCTGGGCATGGTGCGCTTGTTGAGAAAGAAGAAGAATCCACCGCAATGGTGTTTAGTGAAAAGTTCTTGAGGCAAGACTTGGGTTATAACCCTGCAAATGTGTTCTTGATGCCTGTCCGTGGTGACAGTATGAGCCCTACTTTGAAAAATCAAAGCATCGTCATGGTAAACCGCGTTGATGGTTTTTCTACAGATGGTATCTACGTCTTTAGATTTGACGGTCGATTGATGGTTAAGCGGCTCCAGTTCTTACCTAACGGTATTAAGGTAGTAAGTGATAATACCGCTTATGAACCTTGGGAGCTTGGAAAGGAAGATATCAAGAGTGCTGACTTTGAGATTATTGGAGAAGTAGTTTGGTCAGGGCAGAGAATGTAA
- a CDS encoding chemotaxis protein codes for MGGSSSSSNSTSTKNTSSQNAISGDNLGIALSGVEGSTINATVTDHGSVEKAFDLGQHSLDFAGDALDESFEFASGAMSESLALVDRNTENSLQFAAGALNEFSSTNSENLQMMAGLAGNQAAQNTENLAKLTELAKFKQDNGQSALNKQQLILMAVIVLVLGFVLVKAVGK; via the coding sequence ATGGGCGGCAGTTCCAGTTCAAGCAATAGCACCAGTACAAAAAACACCAGTAGTCAAAATGCCATTAGCGGCGACAACCTTGGTATTGCACTAAGTGGGGTTGAAGGCTCAACGATTAACGCCACGGTCACCGACCACGGCAGTGTTGAAAAAGCATTTGATTTAGGTCAGCACTCGCTTGATTTTGCGGGTGACGCGCTTGATGAGTCATTTGAATTTGCCAGTGGTGCAATGAGCGAATCCTTGGCGCTGGTAGACCGAAACACAGAAAACAGCTTGCAGTTCGCTGCGGGCGCCCTCAACGAGTTCAGTTCGACCAACAGCGAAAACCTGCAAATGATGGCAGGGCTTGCAGGTAACCAAGCGGCTCAAAACACCGAGAACCTTGCCAAGCTCACCGAGCTTGCGAAGTTCAAACAAGACAACGGGCAAAGCGCACTCAACAAACAGCAATTGATACTCATGGCAGTGATTGTGTTGGTACTGGGCTTTGTGCTGGTTAAGGCGGTAGGCAAATGA
- a CDS encoding HipA domain-containing protein, with the protein MKTIDVTEWNQDERSGIFPIGARDKQMLWAPEGVPAPLRPHWPYLFKESIRAYPDQFWTEIIAFIISKHLGVDVPAAYPGVKEIDGELVGGALIEWMYEPEVCSLVHAGDFLKQTIPDFDTDSGKQHNLKDMLFLLRVFSARTELVSDIHNWLADMALFDALIGNTDRHQENWGLIFELDFETKESKVTLSPLYDNGTSLGHERFLDKIAGWNDEALLRYINKGMHHLRFTKDDTKKRIPLIELVTIVARREPSKQRMNLKLDGLDLECMLSEIEQLTKVDNVTPLSKERFDWIERIVRTRYKLIKEAITT; encoded by the coding sequence ATGAAAACTATAGACGTTACTGAATGGAATCAGGATGAGCGTAGTGGTATTTTCCCTATTGGTGCCAGAGATAAGCAAATGCTTTGGGCACCAGAAGGTGTACCTGCACCTTTAAGACCTCACTGGCCATACTTATTTAAAGAGTCAATCAGAGCATATCCTGATCAGTTTTGGACTGAGATTATTGCGTTCATCATATCGAAGCACTTAGGTGTAGATGTGCCCGCAGCGTATCCCGGTGTTAAGGAAATTGATGGTGAACTTGTTGGAGGGGCTCTTATAGAATGGATGTATGAACCTGAAGTATGTAGCTTGGTTCACGCTGGAGACTTCTTAAAGCAAACCATTCCTGATTTTGATACTGACTCTGGGAAACAGCATAACTTGAAAGATATGCTGTTTCTTTTGAGAGTATTTTCGGCCAGAACAGAGTTAGTAAGCGACATTCACAACTGGCTAGCAGACATGGCGTTGTTTGATGCGCTTATTGGCAATACTGACCGCCACCAAGAAAATTGGGGGCTTATTTTTGAACTAGATTTTGAAACAAAGGAATCCAAAGTTACCTTAAGTCCATTGTACGACAATGGAACTAGCTTGGGGCACGAGAGGTTTCTAGATAAAATTGCTGGTTGGAATGATGAAGCTCTGCTTCGATACATCAATAAAGGCATGCATCATCTTCGTTTTACGAAAGATGATACGAAAAAAAGAATACCTCTGATTGAACTGGTCACTATTGTTGCTCGTAGAGAGCCTTCAAAACAAAGGATGAACCTTAAATTAGATGGTCTAGACTTAGAATGTATGCTCTCTGAGATAGAGCAACTCACAAAGGTCGATAATGTGACACCACTCAGCAAGGAAAGGTTTGATTGGATTGAGCGAATAGTAAGAACAAGATATAAACTTATCAAAGAAGCGATTACGACATGA
- a CDS encoding HIRAN domain-containing protein produces the protein MNSIEYLLDIKTLFLTWQSSNDRNKRYRVGTLAKTGDVVSFTYLTDSDDFEEALGEGFKGYPAFKISAETYTNQVLETFKKRLPPSSRRDFKKFLAQYLLPEDFYGSDFQLISHTGIKLPSDGFDLVPNLSEAEVPFDYLTEVAGTRYHLNFDDVCELPLGMKVELVCEDDNQHDCNALAVSAGGQKIGYVNRWLCSSLRELLNEKCVNAYVAKKSGTIDRPLIYLLLTAR, from the coding sequence ATGAATAGCATAGAATACTTATTAGATATCAAAACGTTGTTTTTAACTTGGCAGTCTAGCAACGACCGCAATAAAAGATATCGCGTCGGTACTTTAGCTAAAACAGGTGATGTAGTTAGCTTTACTTACTTAACTGATTCTGATGACTTTGAAGAAGCCTTGGGTGAGGGCTTTAAAGGCTATCCTGCTTTTAAAATCTCTGCAGAGACTTATACGAATCAAGTGTTGGAGACGTTTAAGAAAAGGCTTCCTCCTAGCTCACGCAGGGACTTTAAAAAATTTCTTGCTCAGTACCTTTTGCCGGAAGATTTCTATGGTAGTGACTTTCAGCTTATTAGCCATACCGGAATAAAACTCCCGAGCGATGGTTTTGACTTAGTGCCAAATTTATCTGAAGCAGAAGTTCCTTTCGATTACTTAACCGAAGTGGCAGGTACTCGCTATCATCTTAATTTTGATGATGTATGTGAGTTACCTCTGGGAATGAAGGTTGAATTGGTGTGTGAGGATGATAACCAACATGATTGTAACGCACTTGCAGTAAGTGCAGGAGGTCAGAAAATTGGTTATGTAAACCGTTGGTTGTGTAGTTCACTAAGAGAGCTTTTAAATGAAAAGTGTGTCAATGCTTATGTAGCCAAAAAGTCGGGTACAATAGATAGACCACTAATTTATTTGTTACTCACAGCACGTTAA
- a CDS encoding pyocin activator PrtN family protein, with the protein MNTNFALLARFESPTVELKQVCQEFFGITPKTAEQRAKACDFPVPTFKLRDSERSPSLIKIEDLAAYIDQRHAEAMNDWQSVNGGVR; encoded by the coding sequence ATGAACACAAATTTTGCACTATTGGCGCGATTTGAAAGCCCTACAGTTGAACTAAAGCAGGTATGCCAAGAGTTTTTCGGCATTACTCCCAAGACAGCCGAGCAGCGAGCTAAGGCTTGTGATTTCCCTGTTCCTACCTTTAAGTTGCGCGATTCTGAGCGCAGCCCATCACTAATCAAAATTGAAGATCTCGCTGCGTACATCGACCAACGCCACGCTGAAGCCATGAATGATTGGCAGTCAGTAAACGGAGGTGTCCGATGA
- a CDS encoding site-specific integrase: MASLSIEKRQLKNGEFRYKATIIVKKKQAIIHRESKTFKKKEHARTYGKKRLSDIELNGVNSTKTVPLSVLLDKFMADKDLWNNTGRTKRYVIEMLRDCDIAQIDTNELKTSDLIQHCKNRRGAGAKPATIYHDIAYLRSVMKKANPVFDIEANYKIFDEAVPVLTDMQLIGKSDKRTRRPTGDELEALKKGLIERQNARANGQARIPFVDILEFSILTCMRIGEVCSLRWEDINEEHKTVVVRDRKDPRKKQGNHMIVPLLAESFDIAMRQPKESELIFPFNSRSVTAGFQRVRNKLGIEDLRYHDLRREGASRLFEKGYSIEEVAQVTGHRNLNILWQVYTQLFPHKLHSRENKTM; encoded by the coding sequence ATGGCTTCACTCTCAATCGAAAAGCGGCAACTTAAAAACGGTGAATTCCGCTATAAAGCAACAATCATCGTCAAGAAAAAGCAGGCAATCATACACAGAGAGTCAAAGACTTTCAAAAAGAAAGAACACGCTCGTACCTACGGCAAGAAACGCCTATCCGACATTGAATTGAACGGTGTAAATAGTACCAAAACAGTCCCCCTTTCGGTACTCCTCGATAAGTTCATGGCAGATAAGGATTTATGGAACAACACGGGGCGAACCAAGCGCTACGTGATAGAAATGCTCAGAGATTGCGATATAGCGCAAATAGACACCAATGAGCTAAAAACTAGCGATCTAATACAGCACTGCAAAAATCGCCGTGGTGCAGGTGCCAAACCCGCGACCATTTACCATGATATTGCCTATCTTCGCTCTGTGATGAAAAAAGCGAATCCCGTGTTCGACATAGAAGCCAACTATAAGATTTTTGATGAAGCAGTACCGGTACTAACAGACATGCAGCTTATCGGTAAAAGTGATAAGCGTACCCGCCGCCCTACAGGTGACGAACTCGAAGCGCTAAAGAAAGGATTAATTGAGCGCCAAAACGCCAGAGCCAATGGACAAGCTCGCATCCCGTTTGTTGATATCCTTGAGTTTAGTATTTTGACTTGCATGAGGATTGGTGAGGTTTGCTCTCTGCGTTGGGAGGATATCAACGAAGAACACAAAACTGTGGTTGTGCGTGACCGTAAAGACCCACGCAAAAAACAGGGGAATCACATGATTGTTCCTTTGTTGGCGGAGTCGTTTGATATTGCTATGCGCCAGCCAAAAGAGAGTGAGTTGATTTTTCCTTTTAACTCTCGAAGTGTGACTGCTGGATTTCAGCGTGTTAGGAACAAGCTAGGTATTGAGGATTTGCGCTATCATGACTTACGTCGTGAAGGGGCTAGCCGTTTATTTGAAAAAGGCTACTCCATTGAAGAAGTAGCCCAAGTAACAGGGCATAGGAACTTGAATATTCTTTGGCAAGTATACACCCAGCTTTTCCCTCATAAACTGCACTCTAGAGAAAATAAGACTATGTGA
- a CDS encoding major capsid protein P2 produces MELLNTPFNPRPLDLDPVEGVNWGNQATLRLVSGPTYQSIELVTDITDPADVERVRITLNGKEVYNLTGQDLVDLQEHRKQFTQEGRYVIPFADLTLRTKGGVRTGELVTLQGEIWFVYIQLASKAGGTPAPSIRARSHTTAAQSKRVYLPRIYSLTWFASATGRTPFDFAERSPLFSLKRVHFKDSSIDRVRVLRDSVEEINVTKADNAFDLAISGLEQNAGWFSLDFVRTGFGVEGRLPTNAMKQLQFELDKSQHGSVPVLIEAIEQVGVIAQPK; encoded by the coding sequence ATGGAACTACTAAACACGCCATTTAACCCGCGCCCACTCGATTTAGACCCTGTTGAGGGTGTGAATTGGGGCAACCAAGCCACTCTGCGCTTGGTGAGTGGTCCAACTTACCAATCCATCGAACTGGTCACTGACATTACTGACCCTGCCGATGTTGAGCGTGTACGCATTACGCTTAATGGTAAGGAAGTGTATAACCTGACAGGTCAAGACTTGGTTGACCTTCAAGAACATCGTAAGCAATTTACTCAAGAAGGTCGCTACGTTATCCCATTTGCGGATTTAACCCTTCGCACTAAAGGCGGCGTTCGTACTGGTGAACTGGTCACGCTGCAAGGCGAAATCTGGTTTGTGTACATCCAGCTTGCCTCAAAAGCGGGTGGTACGCCTGCGCCAAGTATCCGTGCTCGCTCTCATACGACAGCCGCACAATCAAAGCGTGTTTACCTACCACGTATCTATTCACTGACTTGGTTCGCCAGCGCGACAGGTCGCACCCCGTTCGACTTTGCCGAGCGTTCACCCCTGTTTTCACTCAAGCGTGTGCACTTCAAAGACTCGTCTATTGACCGTGTTCGTGTCCTGCGTGACAGCGTGGAAGAAATCAACGTCACCAAAGCGGATAACGCTTTTGACTTGGCGATTTCAGGTCTAGAGCAAAACGCAGGTTGGTTCAGCCTTGATTTTGTTCGTACTGGTTTCGGCGTTGAGGGTCGCTTGCCAACTAATGCAATGAAGCAATTGCAATTCGAGCTTGATAAATCACAACACGGCAGTGTGCCCGTGCTGATTGAAGCGATTGAGCAAGTGGGCGTTATCGCACAACCAAAGTAA
- a CDS encoding structural protein: protein MRLIIIVLIVGALMIGAPKGVNIVKSQLNRGIRNNNPLNIRISNNAWTGKVTPSKDKAFETFSHSKYGFRAATKLIRNYQNLYGLNTLQGIISRFAPKSDSNDTDNYVQFVAGRLNVGATTPLNLFDDEFMTRLVHSMSIMEVGRYYSLEDAAQGVALA from the coding sequence ATGCGTCTAATCATCATTGTTCTGATAGTTGGTGCGCTGATGATTGGCGCACCCAAAGGGGTAAACATCGTGAAATCACAACTCAATCGCGGGATTCGTAACAACAACCCGCTCAACATTCGCATAAGTAACAATGCTTGGACAGGCAAAGTAACGCCCTCCAAAGATAAAGCGTTTGAAACCTTCTCGCACTCGAAATACGGCTTTCGAGCGGCAACCAAGCTCATTCGCAACTACCAAAACCTTTATGGGCTCAACACCCTTCAAGGAATTATCAGCCGCTTTGCGCCTAAGAGTGACAGCAACGACACGGATAACTATGTGCAGTTCGTGGCGGGTCGCCTCAATGTGGGCGCCACTACGCCGCTCAACCTCTTTGATGATGAGTTTATGACTCGCCTAGTGCATTCCATGTCGATTATGGAAGTCGGGCGTTACTACTCATTAGAAGATGCAGCGCAAGGGGTAGCACTGGCATGA
- the zur gene encoding zinc uptake transcriptional repressor Zur codes for MDQKLIKQLEKTCSARGVRLTPQRKRVYELICDSNKASSAYELLDQLKVTEPQAKPPTVYRALDFLLEQGFIHRVESTNSFVSCCSFGEHKHYSHLLICDKCGNVVELQDDILIALLNSNVEKHGFQFSNHVIETHGTCQTCSSLEESNK; via the coding sequence GTGGATCAGAAGCTAATCAAACAACTAGAAAAAACGTGCTCAGCGAGAGGGGTTCGTTTAACGCCTCAGCGTAAGCGTGTATATGAGCTGATTTGTGACAGTAATAAGGCCTCGAGTGCCTATGAACTCCTTGACCAGCTTAAGGTCACCGAGCCGCAAGCTAAGCCGCCGACTGTATACCGAGCACTGGACTTTCTTTTAGAGCAAGGGTTTATCCATCGTGTTGAGTCTACTAACAGTTTTGTCTCTTGCTGTTCATTTGGTGAGCATAAACACTACTCGCATCTGCTGATTTGTGACAAGTGCGGTAATGTCGTTGAACTACAAGATGATATTCTGATAGCCTTGCTTAATAGCAACGTTGAAAAACATGGCTTCCAGTTTTCAAATCACGTCATAGAAACTCATGGCACATGTCAGACGTGTTCATCATTGGAAGAGTCGAATAAATAG
- a CDS encoding chemotaxis protein CheX: MRAEFVNPFLASLMNVLKTMASMEIKPLKPRIKKDEIARGDVSGLIGMVGTQTRGSMSITFEEGLALEIMQNMLGEKPHGLNEEVTDMVGEITNMVTGGAKRILAENGFDFDMATPVVVSGKGHTIRHKCDGAIIIMPFTSDWGNAFIEICFE; the protein is encoded by the coding sequence ATGCGCGCTGAATTTGTAAATCCGTTTTTAGCCTCATTAATGAATGTGCTAAAAACGATGGCTTCAATGGAGATCAAGCCACTTAAGCCAAGAATTAAAAAAGACGAAATCGCTCGTGGCGATGTGTCTGGCCTTATCGGCATGGTGGGGACTCAAACCCGCGGCTCGATGTCGATTACGTTTGAAGAAGGCCTTGCTCTTGAGATCATGCAAAACATGCTGGGTGAGAAACCGCATGGATTGAATGAAGAAGTCACCGATATGGTCGGCGAGATCACCAATATGGTGACGGGGGGTGCGAAACGTATCCTGGCAGAAAACGGCTTTGATTTTGATATGGCGACACCGGTTGTGGTATCAGGCAAAGGTCACACCATCCGACACAAATGCGATGGCGCAATCATCATCATGCCATTTACCTCCGACTGGGGTAATGCGTTTATTGAAATTTGTTTTGAATAA
- a CDS encoding DNAase, whose protein sequence is MIQVVTHSESVQERLREAFRACPDDFELMQRAIANDTVSLYLIKGEDYYLTVAGEVVGDSYFVWAVVGTGAVQATRELATYVKGSGLKAITTKTYFPLVARLLKRLGKVTTNEHGDHQFLRWEV, encoded by the coding sequence ATGATTCAAGTGGTAACGCATTCTGAAAGTGTGCAAGAGCGATTGCGTGAGGCATTTCGCGCTTGCCCTGACGATTTTGAATTGATGCAACGCGCCATCGCAAACGACACGGTAAGTCTTTATTTGATTAAAGGTGAAGATTATTACCTGACGGTAGCGGGTGAGGTCGTTGGTGACTCTTATTTCGTTTGGGCAGTGGTGGGTACTGGCGCAGTACAAGCGACGCGAGAACTTGCGACTTACGTGAAAGGCAGCGGATTAAAAGCGATTACCACAAAAACTTATTTTCCGTTGGTGGCTCGGCTTCTAAAACGGCTCGGAAAGGTGACAACCAATGAGCACGGCGACCACCAGTTTTTACGATGGGAGGTGTAG
- a CDS encoding replication endonuclease has protein sequence MQKIGKTTNNPLTKLPTNLRQELATYVMKNQATAPHLAMVAEKHQPLCGATPKERVFEFAHQVANKFKLPNDIRNYLDKASAVRFRKYGFKRALQFIESRSAAASSALGVLPEPYWTINTELKRARLATELSGRASFHFELVAKTGGTAFDAIKRIHEYVGACLWMPQFEVANDEDEAYSILARLLDEGVWRRAIDKQTIAAFENARRAAGMVSPHISPYASISACEWLKIRQERQREWLELMAIESVEGDVVEMSQVHESSQSNPVNRRHELMTRIAGCQEYADSNNHAAIFITMTAPSRFHRLTKRGEYWIENTHWDGGTPKGAHAWLSVSWNRFRAWAGRHDLTYYGMRVVEPHQDGTPHWHGVFFMPLEQMPVFIRMLQEYQFQRDSDELYFKNGDPKHRAMKARFEAKMLDGTEGGAVAYLAKYISKNVDGFGLEDLSDLDNKKAKLQDTVKNVTSWSRTFCFRQFQFQKTPSVTVWRELRRISDEQEYCTFEKARRAADAGFFSAFFDYMGGHRLPQSMRPITTKKEAKENKYGEMTARVIGLRGSGLEVLTHEIEWKLIKKPSDLSEASSSKRELAPWSSGNNCTQKISPPRQQQIIDNFFLFNELDRFGSPEWEEFAARGGT, from the coding sequence ATGCAGAAAATCGGCAAGACCACCAATAACCCGTTGACTAAGCTCCCGACCAATTTGCGTCAGGAGCTTGCAACGTATGTCATGAAAAACCAAGCCACGGCGCCTCACTTGGCGATGGTAGCGGAAAAGCATCAACCGCTATGTGGTGCTACGCCCAAAGAGCGCGTGTTTGAGTTCGCTCACCAAGTCGCTAACAAGTTCAAGCTACCTAATGATATTCGCAACTACCTTGATAAAGCGTCAGCAGTTCGTTTTCGTAAGTACGGCTTTAAGCGCGCATTGCAATTCATTGAGTCACGCAGCGCGGCGGCATCGTCTGCACTTGGCGTATTGCCAGAGCCATATTGGACAATCAACACAGAGTTAAAACGTGCTCGCCTTGCTACTGAGTTATCAGGGCGCGCAAGTTTTCACTTTGAACTCGTCGCCAAAACAGGCGGCACGGCGTTTGATGCGATTAAACGCATTCATGAATATGTTGGGGCTTGCCTTTGGATGCCTCAATTTGAAGTCGCCAACGATGAAGATGAGGCTTATTCCATCCTTGCCCGTTTGCTTGATGAGGGCGTATGGCGTCGAGCTATCGACAAACAGACTATTGCAGCGTTTGAGAATGCGCGCAGGGCGGCGGGGATGGTATCGCCACACATTTCCCCTTATGCGTCGATTTCGGCGTGTGAGTGGCTCAAGATTCGCCAAGAGCGACAGCGTGAGTGGTTAGAACTCATGGCAATTGAATCCGTTGAGGGTGATGTGGTTGAAATGTCACAGGTGCATGAGTCGTCACAGTCCAACCCTGTTAATCGTCGTCATGAACTCATGACCCGTATTGCTGGCTGTCAGGAGTATGCCGACTCAAACAACCACGCCGCCATTTTTATCACCATGACGGCACCAAGTCGTTTTCACCGACTCACCAAGCGCGGTGAATACTGGATTGAAAACACCCATTGGGACGGTGGCACACCGAAAGGTGCTCACGCATGGTTGTCAGTGTCTTGGAATCGTTTTCGAGCATGGGCAGGGCGCCATGACTTAACCTATTACGGAATGCGAGTTGTGGAGCCACACCAAGACGGCACACCGCATTGGCACGGCGTGTTTTTCATGCCGCTTGAGCAAATGCCCGTGTTTATCAGAATGCTTCAGGAATACCAGTTTCAGCGTGACAGCGATGAGCTTTATTTCAAGAACGGCGACCCAAAACACCGAGCTATGAAAGCGCGCTTTGAAGCTAAGATGCTGGATGGCACCGAAGGCGGCGCCGTGGCTTATCTTGCCAAGTACATTTCTAAAAACGTTGACGGCTTTGGGCTTGAGGATTTATCGGATCTCGACAACAAGAAAGCCAAGCTGCAAGACACGGTGAAAAACGTCACTTCATGGTCGCGTACCTTCTGTTTTCGTCAGTTCCAATTTCAAAAAACACCGTCTGTCACCGTTTGGCGCGAGCTAAGACGCATTAGCGACGAGCAAGAATATTGCACCTTTGAGAAGGCGCGCCGTGCGGCTGATGCAGGTTTTTTCTCTGCCTTTTTCGATTACATGGGCGGTCACCGACTGCCTCAATCCATGCGCCCAATTACCACCAAGAAAGAAGCCAAAGAGAACAAATACGGCGAAATGACAGCGCGTGTTATCGGGCTACGTGGAAGCGGTCTAGAAGTGCTTACCCATGAGATAGAGTGGAAGCTTATCAAAAAGCCTTCCGACTTGTCGGAGGCTTCTTCAAGCAAGCGGGAGCTTGCGCCTTGGTCTAGTGGCAATAATTGTACGCAGAAAATTTCGCCACCAAGACAACAACAAATCATTGATAACTTTTTCCTGTTCAACGAGCTAGATAGGTTTGGCTCGCCAGAGTGGGAGGAGTTCGCCGCCAGAGGTGGCACCTAG